The DNA segment GGTTCAATCGGCTGCTGATCTTGCCGGCAAGCAGACCGACCTTAAAAACGTGGCCCATGCATTCAAGGGATCTTCCCGATTGCTTGGTTTTGATGATTTGTCCTCCAGTCTGGAAAAACTCGAAGATTACTTTATTGATAACATCAAGACAGGGCGGACCCTCCCTGCCCATTTCCGGACTGATTTTCAACAGGTCATTCTCACCCTTCAGGCTGCTTTAAAGCGGATTTCCGGCGAGGATTCAGAGACTGAGATTAAGCTGACCCTGGCTGAAACGGTTGAAAAAATTATTGCCCCCACGACCGAACTCCCTGCAGAAAAGCCACTTCCTGCTCCTGCCCCTGCAGCCGACAAGCCGGCACCGAAAGAACCTGAACAGAAGGAAGTGAAGCAACCGGCCGCTCAGCCTGCCAAAAAATTCGACCGGTCCATTTTCATTTCAAAGTTTGTGGATGAGTCCATCGAGAATATCGACCTGCTGGGAGATACCCTTCTCAAATTGGAACAAACAAAGGGTGATCAGGATCTGACCAGGGAATGTATGCGACTGGCTCACATTCTTAAAGGGTCGGCCCGCATGATCGGATTTAAATATCAGGGGTCCGTTCTTCATAAAATGGAAGACCTGCTGAATGAGTTCGTGAACAACGGACTGGTCATGACCGACCCGCATGTTGAGCTTCTGCTGGTGGCTTGTGATCATTTGAAGGAAAACCTGCAGACGATCAAACGGGAGCAGACAGAGATACAACCCCTTGTGGCCCTGACTGAGGCACTGGATGCAGCAGTAGGCCGCCAGACCTTTACCATTCCTGTGGTGGCCAACCGCAATCTGTCAGAATTACCAGAGGACGCAGCCAGACAAGAAGCTGCCAGGCAGGAAACAGCCCGACAGGTTGCTTCCCAGCAGGAAAAGGTTCAGGAACGGAGGATGGTGGATCCCACTCCTCAACCGGTTGAGGAACCAAAGGAAAAAATATACAAAATCGAACCCGAGCCAGGTGAACCCGGAGGTCCGCCATCGAAAGATGTCACCATCAGAAAGTTTGGAGATACCATCCGGGTTAATACAAATAAACTGGATGAAACCATCAAACTGGTGGGTGAATTGCTGATCAACCGGCAACGTTCGCAGATTCGTCTGACCGAATTGCAGCATCTGCGGAAACTGATGAAAAATTTTGTTTATCAGCTGAGCACCATGGTTCAGGGCAGTGAGGATGAATCCAGCCGTGAAATTGTACGGCAGGCCGAACGGTTTCTTTCCATGCTTGAAGGTCAGGCTCACCGTCAGCGGGAGGATATGGCCTTTCAGGATCTCATCATTAATGAGCTTCAGAACAACACCATCAAAATGCGGATGGAACCGCTGAATGTGATTTTTAATGCGTTCCCCAGAGCCGTCCGTGACATGGCAAAGGCGCTGAACAAACAGGTTGAGCTGGTCATTCAGGGTGACGAGACTGAACTGGACCGGAAAATGATTGAGAAACTCACCGATCCCATGATTCATCTGCTGAGGAATGCCATTGATCACGGAATTGAATCACCGGAGGAACGCGAGCGCATGGGTAAACCCCAGCGTGGGCTGGTCAGAATCAGGGCATCGGCCGAAGGAAGCAACATTGTCATCCTCATTCAGGATGATGGCCGGGGGATCGACATTGACCGGATCAGGGAAAAAGCGCTGTCTAAAAAGCTATTCGATACAAAAGCAGAAGTCGATGCCCTGAATGAAGTTGAGGTGATGAAATTGATTTTCATGCCCAATTTTTCAACCGCAAAAATTATCACGGATCTCTCTGGCAGGGGTGTGGGGCTCGATATTGTTAAAAAGAACATTGAGGATCTGAAAGGCTTTATCTCGGTGGATTCCATTTTTGGCCGCGGAACCACCTTTACCATCAAGCTTCCACTGACTCTGACGACCCTGCGCGCCATCATCTGTACCGCTGGCAGTCAGAAGTGGGCCATTCCGATTTCTGCCATTAAACGAACATTGGTGATCAGAAAATCTGAAGTTATTGAAGTGGTCGATCGGGATGCCATCCGGTTGGATAACCAGATTATTCCATTGGTCCGGTTATCTAAAACTCTCGAGCTGAAGGATGAAAATGATTTTCCGGAAAAACTGATGGTGATTGTTGGCTATTTTGGCAAGGAGCAGATTGCCTTTGTGGTCGATGACATTGCAGAGGAAACCGAAATTGTCATTAAACCGATACCCATTCTGATCAAGAAGGTTAAAAACATCAGCTCGGTCACTGTTTCGCTGAATGGTGAAATCATACCAATTCTGTTCATGCCCGAGTTGCTTAATTCGGCAAAACTGGTACAGGAAGGCCTTAAAGAGCCGGTCATGATCAGCAAGACACGTGAAAACATTCATAGAGTGCTGGTGGTGGATGACTCACTGAATACCCGGGAAATCGAAAAGACCATACTCGAGGCCTATGGCTATCAGGTTGAAACAGCCCGCGATGGGGTCGATGGCTATGAAAAAGCCATGGAAGGCTCTTATGACATCATTGTTTCGGATCTGGAGATGCCGCGTCTGAACGGATTTGGTATGATCGAGAAATTACGGCACGAGTCGAAGTACTCCACCATTCCGATCATCATTGTGACCAGCCGCGAAAATGAAAATGACAAGCGCCGCGGAATTGAAGTCGGTGCCAACGCCTATATCATCAAAGGAAGTTTCGATCAGACCAGTCTGATTGATACCATCGAAAGTTTGTTAGCCTGAGGAGCATCATGCTGAAAATCCGCGAGTTTATTATCAATACCCAACGATATGGCACATTTAATGTGTCCTCGTTTTACTATTTCCTGGTCTTCTTTGCCATGGTGGCCCTGGCGGTTTCGGTCCTGTTCGCAGTTTTTGGAGTGAACTGGATGACCATACTGGCCACCTTTCTGGCTGCACTGTTTTGTGCCTGGATCAGCAACCTGATTTTTCAGACACTGGCAGTGATTGTTGAGGATATTTTCAGGGAATTTCAGGCAGATCCCACTGCGCGCATTCAGATACAAGGGTCGAATGAACTCGGGACCATTGCGGCGATGGTGAATGACTTGCTGGACCGGAATGCCTCGATGCGCAATGAGATTAACAGCGCCAACGAGCGAATAAGAAACCTGATGGAATCGCTGAACCGTCAGTTGGTTGACAATGCAGAAGCTTCTTCAACCCAGAGTTCTTCGATTGCACAGACCACCGCCACCATCAAGGAACTGGCTGCATCGGCGCAGAAGATTGTGGAAGAGACCACCACGGTGGTAACGCTGGCAGAAGCGACTCAGGAATCGGCTCAGAAGGGTACGCAGGCCATAGCCAACATGCTGGAACGGATGAGTGAAATCCAGAATGAAAACCAGCGCCGGATTCATGAGATTGTGATTCTGGGTAAAAAGGCCCAGGAAATCGAGAAAGTCATGGATATCATCAATGACATTGCTTCGAACACCAAAATCATCGCCTTTAACGCAGGAATTGAAGCGGCATCATCTGGTGAGGAAGGCAAACGATTTGGAACCGTTGCAACCGAAATCAGAAAACTGGCAAACACAGTTTCGAATTCAACCGCCGAAATCCGGGATAAAATCAAGGAAATTCAAAAGACCACCAACGAACTGGTTATCGTTTCTGAGGAAGAAACCAAGAAAATTCAGAACGGGGTCGAAACTGCACAAACCATGGTAAAGGAACTGACCGAGATTCTCGACAAAGCGGATAAGACCCTTGATTGGGTCAAGCAAATATCACTGGCTACCCAGCAGCAGCTGACTGCCAGTGAGCAGGTTGCCGTGGTTCTTCATGATATTTCGGATGGGGTCCGACGCTTTTCGACCGCCATCAACTCA comes from the Bacteroidota bacterium genome and includes:
- a CDS encoding Hpt domain-containing protein; protein product: MPGFDSSKFAARFVTESREKLAGIREQLGSGPLSDHPDSLDAVRKYVHGLNGVANMLKFSTIGQLAAEFEGILKSLVDGKRETRTWIHQLVDRFATIVDEELARIEADARAEQHVHPFLDQLKSIAAGADFTAEPVREADKPEEDKRFSKERFLKKFLEEASGYIRELEGILQSVQSAADLAGKQTDLKNVAHAFKGSSRLLGFDDLSSSLEKLEDYFIDNIKTGRTLPAHFRTDFQQVILTLQAALKRISGEDSETEIKLTLAETVEKIIAPTTELPAEKPLPAPAPAADKPAPKEPEQKEVKQPAAQPAKKFDRSIFISKFVDESIENIDLLGDTLLKLEQTKGDQDLTRECMRLAHILKGSARMIGFKYQGSVLHKMEDLLNEFVNNGLVMTDPHVELLLVACDHLKENLQTIKREQTEIQPLVALTEALDAAVGRQTFTIPVVANRNLSELPEDAARQEAARQETARQVASQQEKVQERRMVDPTPQPVEEPKEKIYKIEPEPGEPGGPPSKDVTIRKFGDTIRVNTNKLDETIKLVGELLINRQRSQIRLTELQHLRKLMKNFVYQLSTMVQGSEDESSREIVRQAERFLSMLEGQAHRQREDMAFQDLIINELQNNTIKMRMEPLNVIFNAFPRAVRDMAKALNKQVELVIQGDETELDRKMIEKLTDPMIHLLRNAIDHGIESPEERERMGKPQRGLVRIRASAEGSNIVILIQDDGRGIDIDRIREKALSKKLFDTKAEVDALNEVEVMKLIFMPNFSTAKIITDLSGRGVGLDIVKKNIEDLKGFISVDSIFGRGTTFTIKLPLTLTTLRAIICTAGSQKWAIPISAIKRTLVIRKSEVIEVVDRDAIRLDNQIIPLVRLSKTLELKDENDFPEKLMVIVGYFGKEQIAFVVDDIAEETEIVIKPIPILIKKVKNISSVTVSLNGEIIPILFMPELLNSAKLVQEGLKEPVMISKTRENIHRVLVVDDSLNTREIEKTILEAYGYQVETARDGVDGYEKAMEGSYDIIVSDLEMPRLNGFGMIEKLRHESKYSTIPIIIVTSRENENDKRRGIEVGANAYIIKGSFDQTSLIDTIESLLA
- a CDS encoding methyl-accepting chemotaxis protein, which encodes MLKIREFIINTQRYGTFNVSSFYYFLVFFAMVALAVSVLFAVFGVNWMTILATFLAALFCAWISNLIFQTLAVIVEDIFREFQADPTARIQIQGSNELGTIAAMVNDLLDRNASMRNEINSANERIRNLMESLNRQLVDNAEASSTQSSSIAQTTATIKELAASAQKIVEETTTVVTLAEATQESAQKGTQAIANMLERMSEIQNENQRRIHEIVILGKKAQEIEKVMDIINDIASNTKIIAFNAGIEAASSGEEGKRFGTVATEIRKLANTVSNSTAEIRDKIKEIQKTTNELVIVSEEETKKIQNGVETAQTMVKELTEILDKADKTLDWVKQISLATQQQLTASEQVAVVLHDISDGVRRFSTAINSTRETSEELKQLAGTLQSITRK